A window from Micromonospora profundi encodes these proteins:
- a CDS encoding DsbA family protein encodes MSSRKGQRDAARVVRQQLARERRRRRTIWVSAAAVAVLIIAGLIGWAAWSSQRSDDFTTPPGANADGTGIVTGGGPVTIDVYEDFLCPACNQFEQTSGPTLEQLAAENKAKVVYHPVAYLNRFSTTAYSTRSSAASGCAAAGGKFHEYAKALYAKQPAEGGAGLSDDELIDIGTSVGLDRASFGDCVKEGTYKTWTEHVTEEASRDNITSTPTILINGQPLADRSPQGLTAAVAAAGK; translated from the coding sequence ATGAGTAGTCGCAAGGGGCAGCGGGACGCGGCCCGTGTGGTCCGCCAGCAACTGGCCCGTGAGCGTCGACGTCGCCGCACCATCTGGGTCTCCGCCGCCGCCGTCGCGGTGCTGATCATCGCCGGCCTGATCGGCTGGGCAGCCTGGTCCAGCCAACGGTCCGACGACTTCACCACCCCGCCCGGCGCCAACGCCGACGGCACCGGCATCGTCACCGGCGGCGGCCCGGTGACCATCGACGTCTACGAGGACTTCCTCTGCCCGGCCTGCAACCAGTTCGAGCAGACCAGCGGGCCCACCCTGGAACAGTTGGCCGCCGAGAACAAGGCGAAGGTGGTCTACCACCCCGTCGCCTACCTCAACCGCTTCTCCACCACCGCGTACTCCACCCGCTCGTCGGCCGCCTCCGGCTGCGCCGCCGCCGGCGGCAAGTTCCACGAGTACGCCAAGGCGCTCTACGCCAAGCAGCCAGCGGAGGGCGGCGCCGGGCTCAGCGACGACGAACTGATCGACATCGGCACCTCCGTGGGCCTCGACCGGGCCTCGTTCGGCGACTGCGTCAAGGAGGGCACGTACAAGACGTGGACCGAGCACGTCACCGAGGAGGCCAGCCGCGACAACATCACCAGCACACCGACCATCCTGATCAACGGCCAGCCGCTCGCCGACCGCAGCCCGCAGGGCCTCACCGCAGCCGTGGCGGCGGCCGGCAAGTGA
- a CDS encoding MauE/DoxX family redox-associated membrane protein: MTVTAPTTTPADRWSLVRQWLGLAVRLGLAAVWLVAGASKVGDLAASGRAVNAYQVMPYDVATVIGAALPFVELALGVLLLLGLATRLSATISAVLLLVFIAGIASAWSRGLAIDCGCFGSGGQLAEGQAPSYLPEILRDLGFLVLAGFLLIWPRTPVSVDGWLSAEPAVEDEDE; the protein is encoded by the coding sequence ATGACCGTGACAGCACCCACCACCACCCCGGCCGACCGCTGGTCACTCGTGCGGCAGTGGCTCGGCCTCGCGGTCCGGCTCGGCCTCGCCGCAGTCTGGTTGGTGGCCGGCGCGTCGAAGGTCGGCGACCTGGCCGCCTCCGGCCGGGCCGTGAACGCCTACCAGGTGATGCCGTACGACGTGGCGACAGTGATCGGCGCCGCACTGCCCTTCGTCGAGCTGGCCCTGGGCGTGCTGCTGCTGCTCGGGCTGGCCACCCGGCTCAGCGCGACGATCTCCGCCGTGCTGCTGCTGGTCTTCATCGCGGGCATCGCGTCGGCGTGGTCGCGGGGTCTGGCCATCGACTGCGGCTGCTTCGGCAGCGGTGGGCAGCTCGCCGAGGGACAGGCACCCAGTTACCTCCCGGAGATCCTGCGGGACCTGGGATTCTTGGTACTGGCCGGATTTCTGCTGATCTGGCCGCGTACGCCCGTCTCGGTGGACGGGTGGCTGTCCGCCGAACCGGCCGTGGAGGACGAGGATGAGTAG